One Rudaeicoccus suwonensis genomic window carries:
- a CDS encoding long-chain-fatty-acid--CoA ligase codes for MSLAQILRDAIARDRSAVALDGDSRTVTFGELDATSNRVANALIAAGVGRGDRVVFIDRNSTAFWEVYLGCLKAGAVMVPLNFRLSAAEVAWAVQDCEPTVIVVDATFADLVPADFPTVVVIADAPAPDPRESGRPRYDAWLEDAADTDPGRDATGGEYVGLLYSSGTTGRPKGVLVSDEQQEWAVPAFASYFDVDSDSRSLVPIPYFHIAGGGWAMVTLSRGGTVIQSREPTAESMFDQLVRHRATHTAMVPAVMRILTQSPEARAADFSALRQLVYGGSPISEALVRASSETFGTQLFQSYGLSETTGVTTLLGPEQHRPDGDLSRLRSAGRAVDGIDLQIRDPFDGSLLPAGASGEIVVRGPSVTPGYWRLPEATKQAFTADGFLRTGDVGTLDEDGFLYIRDRIKDLIVSGGENIYPAEVESVLADHPQVADIAVVGIPDERWGERPIAFAVASGGELDPADVVAFARERMAHFKCPTEVVVLPELPRNASGKILKRDLREPYWLGHDRAVR; via the coding sequence ATGAGCCTGGCCCAGATCCTGCGCGACGCGATCGCGCGCGACCGCTCGGCGGTCGCACTCGACGGCGACAGTCGCACCGTGACCTTCGGCGAGCTCGACGCCACGTCCAACAGGGTGGCGAACGCGCTCATCGCAGCCGGCGTCGGCCGCGGTGACCGCGTGGTCTTCATCGACCGCAACTCGACCGCCTTCTGGGAGGTCTACCTCGGCTGCCTCAAGGCCGGGGCGGTCATGGTGCCGCTGAACTTCCGGCTCAGCGCCGCCGAGGTTGCGTGGGCGGTGCAGGACTGCGAGCCGACGGTCATCGTTGTCGATGCGACGTTCGCGGACCTCGTGCCTGCGGACTTCCCGACGGTCGTGGTGATCGCCGATGCCCCGGCGCCGGATCCTCGTGAGTCCGGCCGCCCGCGGTACGACGCCTGGCTCGAGGATGCCGCCGACACCGACCCCGGTCGCGATGCGACCGGGGGGGAGTATGTCGGCCTGCTCTACAGCTCCGGCACCACCGGCCGACCGAAGGGTGTGCTGGTCAGCGACGAGCAGCAGGAGTGGGCGGTCCCGGCGTTCGCGTCGTATTTCGACGTCGACTCCGATTCGCGCAGCCTGGTGCCCATCCCCTACTTCCACATCGCCGGTGGTGGCTGGGCGATGGTGACACTGTCGCGCGGTGGCACCGTCATACAGTCGCGTGAACCCACCGCGGAAAGCATGTTCGACCAACTCGTGCGGCACCGCGCGACCCACACGGCGATGGTGCCGGCCGTCATGCGGATCCTCACCCAGTCGCCGGAGGCGCGTGCCGCGGACTTCAGTGCCCTGCGCCAACTGGTGTATGGCGGTTCCCCCATCTCCGAGGCCCTCGTGCGTGCCAGCAGCGAGACCTTCGGCACTCAGTTGTTCCAGTCGTATGGCTTGTCCGAGACCACCGGTGTCACGACCCTGCTCGGCCCCGAGCAGCACCGCCCGGACGGCGACCTGTCGCGACTGCGCTCGGCGGGCCGGGCGGTCGATGGCATCGATCTGCAGATCCGTGATCCGTTCGACGGAAGCCTTCTGCCGGCGGGTGCCTCGGGCGAGATCGTCGTGCGCGGTCCCAGCGTCACGCCCGGCTACTGGCGGCTGCCGGAAGCGACGAAGCAGGCATTCACCGCCGACGGGTTCCTGCGGACCGGCGACGTGGGCACGCTTGACGAGGACGGCTTCCTCTACATCCGCGACCGGATCAAGGATCTGATCGTCTCCGGCGGGGAGAACATCTATCCGGCCGAGGTGGAGTCGGTGCTGGCAGATCATCCGCAGGTCGCCGACATAGCGGTGGTCGGCATACCGGACGAACGCTGGGGCGAGCGCCCGATCGCGTTCGCGGTGGCCAGTGGCGGCGAACTCGACCCGGCTGATGTCGTCGCCTTCGCGCGAGAGCGGATGGCGCACTTCAAGTGCCCGACCGAGGTGGTCGTGCTCCCGGAACTGCCGCGCAATGCCTCCGGCAAGATCCTCAAGCGCGACCTGCGTGAGCCGTACTGGCTGGGCCACGACCGCGCGGTGCGCTGA
- a CDS encoding DUF1295 domain-containing protein: MGSVDLARFGLNLVMTAGVLAVVLGLVMSISVKRSDHSFIDIFWGPGFAVVAVCSYLMSIGTGGSQARRLLVLITTCVWALRLGGYLARRNLGKGEDKRYTAFLRHQTGNRYFWLIRNIYGKQGVLMWCISVPVQLAMYESRGLGAIEGIGFVVWLIGFLFESVGDWQLSGFKADPANKGRIMDRGLWAWTRHPNYFGDACVWCAFWLFALGSWWGLLTVFSPVLMAYCLVSLGGKKLTEKGMRRSRGAAFEAYAARTSGFFPRPPRRVDDLTSPSQR; encoded by the coding sequence ATGGGCAGCGTCGATCTGGCTCGCTTCGGGCTCAACCTCGTGATGACCGCCGGCGTTCTCGCCGTCGTGCTGGGGCTGGTCATGTCGATCTCGGTGAAGCGATCCGACCACTCGTTCATCGACATCTTCTGGGGTCCTGGCTTCGCCGTCGTCGCGGTCTGCTCCTACCTGATGTCGATCGGCACCGGCGGCTCGCAGGCGCGCCGGCTGCTGGTGTTGATCACCACCTGCGTGTGGGCGCTGCGCCTCGGCGGTTATCTGGCCCGCCGCAATCTGGGCAAGGGCGAGGACAAGCGCTACACCGCCTTCTTGCGCCACCAGACCGGCAACAGATATTTCTGGCTGATCCGCAACATCTACGGCAAGCAGGGTGTGCTCATGTGGTGCATCTCGGTGCCGGTGCAACTGGCGATGTACGAATCGCGGGGCCTGGGTGCGATCGAGGGGATCGGCTTTGTGGTCTGGCTGATCGGGTTCCTCTTCGAGTCCGTCGGCGACTGGCAGCTGTCCGGTTTCAAGGCCGATCCGGCGAACAAGGGCCGGATCATGGACCGCGGCCTGTGGGCCTGGACGCGACACCCCAACTACTTCGGCGACGCCTGCGTGTGGTGCGCGTTCTGGCTGTTCGCACTCGGCAGCTGGTGGGGTCTGCTCACGGTCTTCTCACCCGTCCTGATGGCGTACTGCCTGGTCTCGCTCGGGGGCAAGAAGCTCACCGAGAAGGGCATGCGCCGCAGCCGTGGCGCCGCCTTCGAGGCATATGCCGCCCGCACCAGCGGGTTCTTCCCACGCCCACCCCGGCGGGTCGACGACCTCACCTCGCCGTCGCAGCGCTGA